aaattttcaaaacatTACTTAcactttaatttttattctataaaaatgttgacTCATTTTACTATTAAATTATGCTAATAAAAGAGATATATCTATACGTATgtacattatttattttaaataaatgggaaatatttttattcccttttttgtatcacaaaataatataattactCTCCTTTTAGGTACTATTCCTATATATAGAGGTGTGCATTTTCAAAAAGCATCCACAATACGtactattttcataaaactagcatatcaaataatataataatatccattgaaaattaaaaataatcatataCGCATGTATAGTTATGTATatcctatttttatattgaataaaatgtatttggctatttatttttgccactgttatttttttgagtATTTCtcttatatatagtaaaattttatgagctttgttattttttttcgtcgaaaataaattaaaaatttgattTAGTGGAATACAAATTTCAAGTGTACATAAGTACatttgaataattatttttttagttcaCCTCTTTCAAAAAAGCTAAATCAAACATACACAATtggtaaaaataaaatggaaaacgGATTTCGTATTCCGTTAGCAGATGATATGCATTGCCATTTAAGGCAAGATGAAATGTTAAAGTTTACTGTCCCcgcaataaaaaaaggagGATGCAATCGAGTTTTAGTCATGCCTAATACTACACCAATTGTAAGCAGTTGTGAGGAAGCCAAGAGATATAGAGaggaattaataaaatatgatgataGTGTAGAATATTTGATGActctatatttaaataaaaaaactgaTGAAAacgatatattaaataattataaagaatGCAATTTACaaggaataaaaatatatcctaGTAATGTAACAACAAATTCTAATGATGGTGTATCAAGTTTAGAaccatattataaaatattttctacattagaaaaaataaataaaagctTACACATACATTGTGAAGAACCAAATATAAATCCAGTATATGCAGAAAAGGAATATTTACAACATATACATGATATAGCTATTAAATTCCCACACctaaaaatagttttaGAACATATATCAACTGAAAACATGAtagaaattattaaaaaatatccaAATGTAGCAGGATCTATTACTCCTCATCATTTGCATCTAACTATTGATGATGTTgttgatataaaaaattatgattattCATTCAATAATACTGacattgaaaaatatgtcaaaaatgtatataattattgtaaGCCTTTACCTAAAACATTAGATGATAAAATAGCATtatgtaatattataaaagagGGGAACCCTAAAGTATTTTTAGGTTCAGACTCGGCTCCAcattatcaaaaatttaaacaaGAACCTCATTATAAACCTGGTATTTTTACCCAGCCTTTTCTTTTATCATATCTTGCTCatgtatttaataaatttgattCATTAGACAAGATTGAAAATTTTGCTTGTAAAAATGCtgcaaattttttaaacttaAAACCTAAATGTgttgaaaataatcaaaatggtacgatatatatacaaaaaaaaaattttacaatACCAAGTGACTATTTTGGCgttattccatttttagcTAGCCAGACAATTGATTTTACTGCATCCTATAAATGTGATGTCGTTTAGTTTAgatgcatatttaaatgataatcatttttattatgattgtttgcatatacttttttattacatatgtAGTATGCAGACTTTTTTACCAAACCACCAAGTATGctactatatattttaaccacaattttaataaaaagaaaataatcaaaCTTTATATGCACCTCTTAAAGggtacaaaaaaaaaacacaaattaattaaaacaaaaaaatataatacataattttatattgctgaaaattataattcataGTGTCACTCTACTACTACTTTTATTGCTTTTGGAGAATTTGTATCGACATCATTTTGATCATTTGTTAAATTTGGTTCGTTTtcaatttctttttgtGCTTGACCATCTTCTGGAGAATTATCCTTTTTGTTGTTAGGTGGTATAACACTATTTTGGGGATcgatatttttacttttctCTTTATTTGATGAATTTATTGTGTCATTTCTTATACATACAAATGTTTTAGGCATAGCATTTTCTTCGatacttatatttaattcttcGTATGATCCATCTTGATCTTGtggaaataatttaacAACTAAAATTGCAATAAGTGAAATAAGTATTGATATTGTACTTAGTATTAaagctatttttataattaattttttatacttttctGAATCaattgaattatttaacaTTTTCCTTATTTACATgtctaaaatatataagccaataaatcaaataaatatatgcacaacAATTAGCATTTGCACATTGTCATTTTATtctattgtattttttatttaaaaattttttaaaattattcatGTCTTATTTTAAAGTAAAAAAGGCAACGGTATTATAAACACGTTTTGCCATTCCACTATTActacaataaaatatgcacaaattaaaagacatatttaaagaaagcaatatatggaataattaatttttaatttgacaattttataggcatatgtgcatatagATTATTAtactaaataaaaaggagggggaaatacaaaattacgCTCATTACTTtgattatcatttttttcatatttcatttttcgttaattattatttttgagaTATAAAGAAGGATTGTTTCAAGCAATTTCATATCAAATTTGTTTAAcctactttatttttaactcTTGTATTGCAAAAATGGACGattaaaaagttattaAAACTGTACttacatacatatacatatatgtatacagaataaacatattaatatataaaatatttgcatATGGAGAATTTcgaaaaattgtttttttataattcattagtaatattaacaaaaattataaatgcatactatgcaaaaaaaaaaaagtgtaatatgaaatatgaagaaaaaaaacaaaacaaaaaattatatacagaATATGTACACACATTTTAGTGACTTGATAAATCAatctaaatatatgtatggttcatcattttttttttcaaattcaATTTGGTTTTCCATTTGTTCTTcagatattttttctatatattttaattctttaagtatttcatttaaatgaaaaacatttttttgtagatCTCCACGTTGGTGggcatttaatatattataagataaattatttaaattatttatggctttatttaatttattattaacattatttaatgaatttggtatattaaaattttttattttttgatttagACTAGGaacattaatatatttatgtctttcattaatttgatcatttatatgatttttatttatatctgttttaattttaaatgtacttaaattattatttgtgttTGAATTTCGATTTGAACTTACAGgggaaatattatttatgcttCCAACATTAGCAATACAATTATTACCCACAATTTGATTACTTCCAATATTGTTACTGcccaaattattattattg
This region of Plasmodium chabaudi chabaudi strain AS genome assembly, chromosome: 13 genomic DNA includes:
- a CDS encoding dihydroorotase, putative yields the protein MENGFRIPLADDMHCHLRQDEMLKFTVPAIKKGGCNRVLVMPNTTPIVSSCEEAKRYREELIKYDDSVEYLMTLYLNKKTDENDILNNYKECNLQGIKIYPSNVTTNSNDGVSSLEPYYKIFSTLEKINKSLHIHCEEPNINPVYAEKEYLQHIHDIAIKFPHLKIVLEHISTENMIEIIKKYPNVAGSITPHHLHLTIDDVVDIKNYDYSFNNTDIEKYVKNVYNYCKPLPKTLDDKIALCNIIKEGNPKVFLGSDSAPHYQKFKQEPHYKPGIFTQPFLLSYLAHVFNKFDSLDKIENFACKNAANFLNLKPKCVENNQNGTIYIQKKNFTIPSDYFGVIPFLASQTIDFTASYKCDVV